The genomic segment CTCTCTGCGTTGCTGACGATGATGGGATACTTTCTGGTATGCCGTTACGCCCCGGAGGCCGGCGGTTCCGGCATTCCTGAGATTGAAGGCGCGCTGGAGGACCTGCGACCGGTGCGTTGGTGGCGGGTTATTCCGGTGAAGTTTATCGGCGGCATGGGGACGCTTGGCGCCGGCATGGTGCTGGGGCGGGAGGGGCCTACGGTGCAATTAGGGGGCAATCTTGGCCGTATGGTAGTGGATGTTTGCAGGCTGCGCGGCGCGGAAGCGCGCCACACGCTCCTGGCGACCGGGGCGGCGGCCGGATTGACCGCGGCGTTCAATGCGCCGTTGGCGGGGATTTTGTTCATCATTGAAGAGATGAGGCCGCAGTTTCGTTACAATTTGATCTCGATTAAAGCAGTGTTTATCGGCGTCATTATGGCCAGCATTGTGTTTCGGCTGTTCAACGGCGAGCGGACCGTTATCGCGGTGGGCAAATTGGCCTTCGCGCCGGTCAATACTTTGTGGCTTTATCTGCTACAGGGCGCTATTTTCGGCGCGGTGGGCGTCCTGTTCAATGCGCTTATTCTTGCGCGTACAGGCCGTTTTCTTACGCCTGCACGGCGGCGACTGGCGCAAAATCATCGCCATAGGCGGTCTGCTGGGGGGGGGGGGCGGTTGCGGCATCCTGACGCTGATAGGTCCGTTTGCGGCCGGCGGCGGCTTTAATCTGATCCCGCTGGCCGCCGCCGGGCATTACACGTTCAGCCTGCTGCTCTTCATCTTTTTGGCGCGCATGCTTACCACGCTGCTGTGCTTTTGTTCGGGCGCGCCAGGGGGCATCTTCGCGCCGATGCTGGCGTTAGGGACTTTGCTCGGCACGGCGTTCGGCGTCGGCGCCATGACCTTATTGCCGGAAGACGGTTTACAAGCCGGCACTTTTGCCATCGCCGGCATGGGGGCGCTGTTCGCCGTCTCGGTGCGCGCGCCCTTGACCGGCATCGTGCTGGTGCTGGAAATGACGGATAACTATCAACTGATTTTGCTGATGATTATCACCTGTCTGGGCGCAACCCTGGTGGCGCAATTTCTGGGCGGTAAGCCGCTGTACTCCTTCCTGTTGGCCCGCACGTTGCAGCGCCAGGAGCAGGAAAATCATGCCCAGCAAACGCACACGGAAATAAACGCGATTTCACCGATGCGCGATACTTGAACGTAAACGATGCCTAACGGATAATAGCCTTAACGATCGGGTTGACATGCCTTCAGCCTGACGATGGCCCGGGAGTAGAATTATGAGTGAGACGGCAGCATTGCCATTACAGTTTACCGATTCAGCGGCAAGCAAGGTCAAAAACCTTATCGCGGACGAAGATAATCCGAATCTGAAATTGCGGGTCTATATCATCGGCGGCGGCTGCAGCGGCTTCCAGTATGGTTTCACCTTTGACGATAAAGTGAACGAAGACGACTTCACCATCGAGAAACAGGCTGTAGCGCTGGTGGTCGACCCTATGAGCCTGCAATACCTGGTGGGCGGGTCGGTAGATTACAGCGAAGGGCTGGAAGGGTCGCGTTTTATCGTCACCAATCCCAACGCCAAAACCACCTGCGGTTGCGGGTCGTCATTCAGCATCTAGCGCGCCGCGCGTTTAGCCGGCAAGACCGCAACGCTACGCGTGCCGGTTTTTTATGCCCGCAAAATGGCCTAGGTCGGTTGCGGCGGCGCGGCGGTCCGCGCTAGTCGCGGTTATGAAATTCAAACACCGGCAGCTTCAGATGCCAGCGGATGGCCGCCAGCCGAATAAGCAGCGTCGTCGCCATTCCCAGCATGGCGGCGTGCTTGAGGGGGAAATGCCACTCGCTGTAGGTCACGGTATGCACAATACCGCCGGCGATGCAGGCGGTGGCGTAAATTTCGGTGCGCAGGACAAGCGGGATCTCCCGCGCCAGCACGTCCCGCAGCATGCCGCCGCCCACGCCGATAATTACCCCCATACACACCGCAATGAGCGGCACGGCGCCGCTGGCGAACGCTTTATTGACGCCGATACCGACAAACACCGCCAGTCCGATGGCATCAAGCACCGGCAGGATCCATTTCGGCGGCTGGCACGCCTGGCCGATGGTCAGGAGGGTGACGAAACAGGTGATAATCGCCACCACCAAATCGGTGGGATCGCTTACCCAGAATACCGGTCCGTTAGCCAGCGCCATATCGCGGATCGTGCCGCCGCCAACCGCGGTCACCACGCCGAGCACCAGCACACCGAACGGATCCATCCGAAGTTTGCCGGCCAGCAGGACGCCGGAAATGGCGAACACCGCCGTACCCAGAATATCGAGCCAATAGAGCATCAGGGCGCCTCAACCGGAAGGGCGGAACGGAGTTGCGCCGGCTGCGCGCAGAGCTGCCGCGCCGCCAATAGGATACGCGGTCCCGGACGGGTAAAGCTGTCTTCGTTGACGGCAATCACCGGCACCGTTAACTGCGGCCGCCAAAAATCGCTCACCTGGCGGGCGGCGGTGGCGTCGCCCGGCGCGATAATGACTTGGGGATGCCGTATCAGCACCTGCTCGCGGCTTACCTGCGGCCAGGGGACCGGGCTTGCGGCGAAGACATTGCGCCCGCCGCACAGGGCGAGGATCTGGCTTTGCAGCGTTGCGCCGCCGGCATAACGTTTCGCGAGCGTCGCCTGTTGGTTACGCAGCGCGCTCGCCGCCTGACGCGCCTGCGCCGGATGCGGGCTATATAGGCGGCCAATGTCTCCAGCACGCGCTGCGGATTGCCGCCGCGCCAGCCCAGCACCAGATCCGGTTTCAGCGCCAGGATGCGCTCGATGTTCACGCCCTGCCACGAGGCGACCTGCTCAAGGCGCCGCGCCGCGGGAGGGTAATCCGACCAGTCGCTGGCGGCCACCAGTACCTCGCCCATGCCGGCGGCGTAGGCCAACTCCGTCGCGTGAGGCGCCAGGCTTATCACCCGCCGCGCCGCCAGCACCGGCCAGACCAGCAGTAGGCAAAGTAACGCGGCCAGCGCCGCACGTCCGTGGCGCATTTACCGCTGGCCGGCCAGCGCGTGCACCATTTCCTCGACCAGGCGGGAGGAGCTTTGTGCCGCCACGGTGAGGAACTCTTCAAAGCTCAGATGGGACGCTTGATCCGCGACATCAGAGATGGCGCGCACCACGACGAAGGGTACGGCAAATTGGTGGCACACATGGGCGATGGCGGTAGCCTCCATTTCCACGGCGATCGCCTGCGGGAAGGTCCGGCGGATACGGGCCAGCCCTTCTGCGCCGTTGATAAAAGCGTCGCCGCTAACCACCAGACCGCGTACTGCATGCATGCCGAGGCGATCGATGATTTCCTCCGTCAGCGCCACCAGCGACGGGGCGGCATTAAACGACGCTGGACACTGCGCCATCTGGCCGGGCTCATAGCCGAAGGCGGTGACGTCGACATCGTGATAGCGCACTTCATGGGACACCACAATATCGCCGACTTTCAGCGACGGCGCCAGACCGCCGGCGGAACCGGTATTGATGACCAGCTCAGGCTTGAAATGATCCAGCAGCAGCGTGGTCCCCAACGCGGCGGAAACCTTGCCGATGCCGGATTTCACCAGCGCTATCTCAACGCCGTGTAGCTGACCGGTATAAATTTCACATCCCGCCTGCTGATGGAGGGTAGAGTGGCTCAAGCGGTCGCGCAGCAGCGCGACTTCCTGTTCCATTGCGCCGATAATGCCAATTTTTATACAAAGCGTTCCTGTTAACAAAATAGCGGGTTTAAATGATAGCGGGTATTCATAGGGTGCATTCTAGCACGCCTGCCGCGGGGAAATAACGGCCGGTAGGGTTGCGTTTGCCGGCGGGCATTGGTATTACGGTAGGGTGCGGATCTCATGCGGGGAAAACATGTCCGATATCAACTTCAGCCATAAAATCAGTTTCCAACGTCCTTTCAGTCCGGCGATAAGCGCCCAGGATGATTATGCTATTATCCGCCAATTTGAAAGCGACCGCGGGCGCATTATCAATTCCGCCGCAATACGCCGGCTACAGCAAAAAACCCAGGTTTTTCCCCTTGAGCGCAATGCCGCGGTGCGCTCGCGCCTGACCCACTCGCTGGAGGTACAGCAGGTGGGCCGCCATATCGTTAAAGAGATCTTTCATCGCCTCAAAAGCGACGGGCGCATTGGCGCGTTGGGTTTATCGCAGATGGAAGCGCCCTGCGAGAGCATGGTGGAGATGACCTGCCTGATGCACGATATCGGTAATCCGCCGTTTGGTCATTTCGGCGAAGCGGCAATCAACGACTGGTTTCGCCGCCGGCTGGATATCGCCAGCCTGGAGCAGGACGCCCTCGGTAACGATCGGTGCCAGGTGGTCAGCCTGCGCCTGCGAGCCGGCGACGAAGACAACAATGCGCTGCGCGGCCGCATTCGTCTCGATTTGTGCCATTTTGAAGGCAACGCCCAGGCCATCCGTATGGTGCATAGTCTGCTTAAGCTTAATTTGACCTATGCGCAGGTCGGCTGCATTCTTAAGTACACCCGCCCGGCCTACTGGCAGGGCCCGTCGCCGGCGGCGTTCAGCTATCTAATGAAGAAACCGGGTTTTTATCTCTCGGAAGAAGAGTATGTCCAAACGCTGCGGCGCAAATTATCGCTAGGGGAATTTCACCGTTTTCCGCTGACGTATATTATGGAAGCCGCCGACGATATTTCCTATTGTATTGCCGACCTGGAAGATGCGGTAGAGAAAAAAATCTTTACCGTGGAGCAACTGTATCTTTTCCTGCAAAAAGAGTGGGGCAGCGTCGTTAAAGGCGATCTATTCGATAAAGTGATAGGCCAGGCGTTCAACAAAATAAGACGTTATCAAGGGCTGCGCAGCGGCGATCAGTTTTTTATGTATTTACGCGTCAATACCGTGGCGCGGTTAGTGCCGCATGCGGCGCAGCGTTTTCTGGATAATCTGGCGCCCATTTACGACGGCAGTTTCAATCAGGCGCTGCTGGAGGACTCGAGTCCGGCGTTTCGGCTGTTAAAGATATTTAAAAGTGTTGCTTTCAAGCATGTGTTTAATCATCCTGAAGTCGAGCAGTTGGAACTGCAGGGCTATCGGGTGATAAGCGGGCTGCTGGAAATTTATAACCCCTTGCTTGACATGTCGCAGCAGGATTTTCAACGGTTGGCGGCGGAGGATTATCACCCCGCGCATCCCATCGCCAGCCGCCTGTATCATAAACTGTCCGCCAAACATCGTCTGGCCTATGGCGAGGCGATGGAGACGGTCAACCGCTATCCCGCTGGCCAGCAACCCATGATGGAATTTTATTATCGCGCGCGTTTAATCCAGGATTATATTAGCGGTATGACCGATCTTTATGCCTGGGATGAATATCGTCGGCTGATGGCCGCCGAGTAGCCGCGAACACTGTGGTCATTTGTAAAGCGGATCAATATTTTTTTACCTTTGCCGCTTTTTTTGCGCTGAACTACGGGGTATTTCATAACTCTCATGGAGAAACGCAGCACGTTCTGCATAGTGCCCCCTTACTATTAAGTCGAGATAATCACAGATGAAAAAATCCACATTGGTCCTGACGGCGCTTGCTCTCAGTCTGGGCATGGCGCTCAGTCCCGTCTCTGTCTTTGCGGCAGAAACCGCCGCGACCCATCAACAGTTGCCCAGCCTGGCGCCGATGCTGGAAAAAGTCATGCCCTCCGTGGTGAGTATCAGCGTCGAGGGCAGTACGCCGGTCACGTCGCGGCAAATGCCCGATCAACTCAAGCAATTCTTCGGTCAAAATTCGCCGCTGTGCCAGGACGGCTCGCCCTTCCAGGCGTCACCGTTGTGCCAGGGCGGCGATGAGGGGAGCGATGACGGTGGTGATAAAGGCGGCGCGCCGGCCCAGGAAAAATTCCAGGCGCTGGGAGCCGGGGTCATTATCGACGCCGATAAGGGCTATGTGGTGACCAACAATCATGTAGTGAATGACGCGTCTAAAATACAGGTACAGCTCAACGACGGACGTAAATTCGACGCCAAGCTTATCGGTAAGGATCCGCGATCCGATATTGCGCTGGTGCAGCTGATTGACTTCAAAAACCTGACCGCCATCAAAATGGCCGATTCCGATCAACTGCGGGTCGGGGATTATACCGTGGCTATCGGCAATCCCTACGGGCTGGGGGAAGCGGCGACCTCCGGTATTGTCTCGGCGCTCGGACGCAGCGGGTTGAATATCGAAAATTATGAGAACTTTATCCAGACCGACGCGGCCATCAACCGCGGCAATTCCGGCGGCGCGCTGGTGAATCTGAACGGCGAGCTTATCGGTATTAATACCGCCATATTGGCGCCGGACGGCGGTAATATCGGCATCGGTTTTGCCATACCGAGCAATATGGTCAAAAACCTGACCAAGCAAATTGTTGAATTCGGTCAGGTAAAACGCGGCGAAATTGGCATCCTCGGCACCGAGTTGACGCCGGAACTGGCGAAAGCTATGAAGATCGATGCCCAGCGCGGCGCATTCGTCAGCCAGGTAATGCCGAAATCCGCCGCGGAGAAAGCCGGCGTGAAAGCGGGGGATGTGATCGTCACCATGAACGGTAAGGCGCTGAACAGCTTCGCCTCGTTCCGGGCCGACATCAGCTCGCAGCCGGTGGGCACCAAAATGACCCTCGGCCTGCTGCGCGACGGTAAACCGGTCACGGTCACCGTTACCCTGGAGCAAAGCACGCAATCCCAGGTGGATTCCGGGATGGTCTTTACCGGCATCGAAGGCGCGGAGCTCAGCAATACCGAGCTTGACGGCCAGAAAGGCGTGCGGGTAGATAACGTCAAGGCCGGCAGCACCGCCGAGCGGGTCGGGCTGAAGAAGGGCGATGTTATTCTCGGCGTGAATCAGCAGTCGGTGGAAAATATCGGCGAGCTGCGCAAAATTCTCGACACCAAACCCAATGTGCTGGCGCTGAATATTCGCCGCGGTGATACTTCGCTGTATCTATTGGCGCAATAACTGACTGCATGACACTGGCCGGACGGCCATGACGCCGTCCGGTTTTTTTTGCCCGCAAAAAAACGTGATGCTCACCACAACTTGCGTGCGTGGTCTCTGATTTTGTGCGTTTGCACAATGCTAGGAGGCGCGGCTGTGGGTATGCTGCAAAGATTGAGCAATCAGCGGTGAGGATGGCGATGGCGACTTATCATCTTGATGCCAAGCTGGCGCAGGAAATCGTGGCAAGAACCATGCAGATAATCGACAGCAACATTAACGTGATGGACACCCGTGGCCGGATAATCGGCAGCGGCGATCGGGAACGTATCGGCGAGCTGCATGAGGGCGCGCTGCTGGCGCTGTCCCAGGCGCGGGTGGTGGATATCGACGACGGGGTGGCCAAGCATTTGCATGGCGTGCGTCCCGGGATTAATCTGCCACTGAAAATCGACGGTAATATCGTTGGCGTCATCGGGTTAACCGGTAATCCCGGCCAGCTGCGCCAATATGGCGAACTGGTGTGCATGACCGCCGAGATGATGCTGGAGCAGGCGCGGTTGCTGCATATGCTGGCGCAGGACAGCCGGCTGCGAGAAGAATTAGTGCTGAATCTTATCCGCGCCGAAGAAGTGACGCCGGCGCTGTCCGAATGGGCGCAGCGCCTGGGGATCGATATTCATCAGCCGCGCGTGGCGGCGGTGGTGGAGGTGGACAGCGGGCAGTTCGGCGTCGATAGCGCCATGGCCGAGCTGCAACAGTTACAGACCCTGTTGATTACCCCTGAGCGGGACAATCTTATCGCTATCGTCTCCCTGACCGAAATGGTGGTTTTGAAGCCGGCGCTGAACAGCCACGGCCGCTGGGATGCCGACGAGCACCGGCGCCGCGTGGATAGTCTATTTTCCTGCATGACCGAGGGTGCGTATTGCGCTAGGTAACTTTTTTACCGGACCGGGAGGGATCGCCCGCTCCTGGCGCACCGCCGTTACCACTATGGCGGTGGGCAAGCAGCGCCACCCGGACGAGCGCCGCTATTTTTATCCCGATTTGATGTTGCCGGTGTTATTGGACAGCCTGCGCGGCGGTTGGCAAGCCAATAAGCTGGTGCGGCCGCTGGTCAAACTCAAAGCCATGGACAGCAATGGTTTATTGCGGCGAACCCTTATCGCCTGGTTTCGCCATAACGTTCAGCCGACGCCCACCTCGCGCGCGCTGTTTATTCACCGCAATATGCTGGAATACCGTTTGAACCGCATTTCCGAAATGACCGGCCTGAATCTGGCCAACTTTGACGATCGGCTGCTGCTGTATGTAGCGCTACAGCTGGATGATAATGTCTGAGATGCGGATATTGATGCGATGCCAATGCTGATAATGATGCGATTACAGATACCAAAGCAGATATCAGTGTAAAGGCGAAGGCTAGCGGTAGTAAGACGAACAACGGTAAAGGCTAGCGCAGGTTTAAAAGCAAATGAAGAGGCAGAAGCGCAGGCGGATGCCGGCGTAAAGGTAAACGCAGTGGGTATAGACTGAACCGTAAACCGTAAACCGTGCGGGGGCATAAAGTCGCGCAGGCCGGGAAGCGCCCTGTGGGGCGCCTCCCGGGTTCCCAGGCCGCGAGAGGTTTTAGCTCCAGGCGCTGGATTTTGCCGACGATAAACAAATAGCTAACGATAACCATCAAGCCGTTGGCGGCGACATAAATCAGCACGCCGTCAAAGGAGCCGGTACGCTGTAGAATGTAGCCAATCACGATGGGCGTGGTAATGGCGCCGATTTGGGTCACCAAATTCAAAACCCCGCCGTTGAGGCCGACAATCTGCTTTGGTGCGGTGTCGGCGTTCACCGTCCAGCCGAGTGCGCCGATGCCCTTGTCAAAGAACGCCAGGCTCATGGCCGCCACCACCACATCGGAGGTGGTGTAATTGCAGATAACCATACTGGTGCATAATAGCATGCCGACGATGATGGGCGTTTTGCGCGCCACCGACAGCGAATAACCGCGGTTGAGCAGATAGTCGGAAAACACGCCGCCCAGCACGCCGCCGATACAGCCGCAAATCGCCGGCAGCGCCGCGACAAAACCCGCCTCCAGAATCGACATGCCGCGTCCTTTAACCAAATAAATGGGAAACCAGGACAGGAAGAACCAGGTAATCGCGTTAACGCAATAATTGGCCAGATAAATACCTAACAGCATACGGCTGGACAGCAACTGTTTGATATAGCCCAACTGCGGCGCGCGATCCGCCTTGGGACCCGCCGCGGCGTCCATCTCCACCAGCGCGCCGCCCGCGCGCAGATATTCCAGTTCGCTTTGGCTCACCCGCGGATGGTTCAGTGGGCTGTACATGGTTTTCACCCATACCGCCGACAGCACAATCCCCACCACGCCCATCACGATAAACACATATTCCCAGCTGACCTCTTGGGTGATCCAGCCCAGCAGCGGGTTGAACACCACCAGCGTGGCATATTGCGAGATGTTGAATATCGCCGAGGCGGTACCGCGTTCCCGCACCGGAAACCAGGCGGAAACGATGCGGCTGTTGGCCGGCATGACCGGCGCTTCGGCAAAACCCACCATGAAGCGCAATATGAACAGCATCATGGCGGCATTGGCGAAGAAATGGACAAAGCCCTGTCAGAAGGTAAATACCGACCAGATCAAGATCGCGCAACCGTAGACTTTTTTGGATCCGAACTTATCCAGCAACCAGCCACCCGGCAGCTGAGCGAGGGTATACGCCCAGCCGAAGGCCGAGAAGATATAGCCCATTTGCAGCGGATCCAGACCCAAATCCCGCGCCACATGCGGGCCGGCGATGGACAAAGTGGACCGGTCGGCGTAGTTGACGGTGCTGATGATGAATAACACCGCCGGGATCCAAAAGCGCGAGCGTGTTTTATGCGCGCTGGCGTCTATCACCATGTTATCCATGGTAGGCGCCTCCCGGTAGTGAGCCCGCAGGGGATGTCGCGCGGCGAGTCAAAACCCGGTGTCCGCAGCGGACGGTGTACATGACGATCCATTGGCTGAATAGCTGCATAGTAGTGTCCTGAACGGTAGGGAAGTAAGAATGAACGTTTTTTAATCTAAATAGCGGTTCAGCAGCAGTATAAGAGTTAATGTCCCGGCAGACATTGGGCTTATGACTGAATGCGGGGGCGGATGCGCGGGCTTTTTACAGCAAAGCGCTAGAGGGAAGTGATATCGATCACTTATCGCCACGGCCTTGCGGATAATTAAAAAGAGGTTTCATTTTTGGTCTTAGACAAGCCTGTTTAGAAATTTGTGTATTTGCTTGATTTTGATATGTTCAATCCAACATCAAAAACAGGTTAATTTATGGACGAAAAACAGTTGCAGGCTCTGGCTAACGAACTGGCCAAAAATCTCAAAACCCCTGAAGATCTCAGTCACTTCGATCGGCTGCTGAAAAAAATCAGCGTCGAAGCAGCTCTCAATGCCGAAATGACCCATCACCTCGGCTACGATAAAAATCAGCCTAAACCGGGGGCCAACGCCCGCAACGGCTATTCCACAAAAACCGTTACCACTGGCGATGGCCCGCTGGCACTGCGTACTCCGCGCGATCGTGACGGTTCCTTTGAACCGCAACTGGTGAAGAAGAACCAGACCCGGATTACCGGGATGGATAACCAGATTTTATCGTTGTACGCCAAAGGGATGACCACCCGCGAGATCGCCGCCGCGTTCAAAGAGCTGTATAACGCCGATGTCTCGCCGGCGCTGGTCTCAAAGGTCACCGATGCGGTCATGGAGCAGGTTGTCGAATGGCAAAACCGGCCTCTGGATGCAGTCTATCCCATTGTTTATCTTGACTGTATCGTTCTAAAAGTCCGGCAGGACAGCCGCATCATCAACAAATCTGTGTTCCTGGCGCTGGGCATCAACATCGAAGGCCAGAAAGAGTTGCTAGGTATGTGGCTGGCCGAAAATGAAGGCGCAAAGTTCTGGCTGAACGTGCTGACAGAGCTGAAAAACCGCGGCCTGAACGATATCCTTATCGCCTGCGTTGACGGCCTGAAAGGTTTCCCTGACGCTATTAACGCGGTGTATCCGGAGGCGCGGCTCCAGCTGTGTATCGTACATATGGTGCGCAACAGCCTGCGGTTCGTCTCCTGGAAGGACTACAAGGCCGTCACCCGCGACCTGAAAGCTATCTATCAGGCCCCTACGGAAGA from the Candidatus Sodalis pierantonius str. SOPE genome contains:
- the dgt gene encoding dGTPase codes for the protein MSDINFSHKISFQRPFSPAISAQDDYAIIRQFESDRGRIINSAAIRRLQQKTQVFPLERNAAVRSRLTHSLEVQQVGRHIVKEIFHRLKSDGRIGALGLSQMEAPCESMVEMTCLMHDIGNPPFGHFGEAAINDWFRRRLDIASLEQDALGNDRCQVVSLRLRAGDEDNNALRGRIRLDLCHFEGNAQAIRMVHSLLKLNLTYAQVGCILKYTRPAYWQGPSPAAFSYLMKKPGFYLSEEEYVQTLRRKLSLGEFHRFPLTYIMEAADDISYCIADLEDAVEKKIFTVEQLYLFLQKEWGSVVKGDLFDKVIGQAFNKIRRYQGLRSGDQFFMYLRVNTVARLVPHAAQRFLDNLAPIYDGSFNQALLEDSSPAFRLLKIFKSVAFKHVFNHPEVEQLELQGYRVISGLLEIYNPLLDMSQQDFQRLAAEDYHPAHPIASRLYHKLSAKHRLAYGEAMETVNRYPAGQQPMMEFYYRARLIQDYISGMTDLYAWDEYRRLMAAE
- the mtnN gene encoding 5'-methylthioadenosine/S-adenosylhomocysteine nucleosidase, with product MKIGIIGAMEQEVALLRDRLSHSTLHQQAGCEIYTGQLHGVEIALVKSGIGKVSAALGTTLLLDHFKPELVINTGSAGGLAPSLKVGDIVVSHEVRYHDVDVTAFGYEPGQMAQCPASFNAAPSLVALTEEIIDRLGMHAVRGLVVSGDAFINGAEGLARIRRTFPQAIAVEMEATAIAHVCHQFAVPFVVVRAISDVADQASHLSFEEFLTVAAQSSSRLVEEMVHALAGQR
- a CDS encoding IS256-like element ISSoEn2 family transposase, with translation MDEKQLQALANELAKNLKTPEDLSHFDRLLKKISVEAALNAEMTHHLGYDKNQPKPGANARNGYSTKTVTTGDGPLALRTPRDRDGSFEPQLVKKNQTRITGMDNQILSLYAKGMTTREIAAAFKELYNADVSPALVSKVTDAVMEQVVEWQNRPLDAVYPIVYLDCIVLKVRQDSRIINKSVFLALGINIEGQKELLGMWLAENEGAKFWLNVLTELKNRGLNDILIACVDGLKGFPDAINAVYPEARLQLCIVHMVRNSLRFVSWKDYKAVTRDLKAIYQAPTEEAGLQALEAFSSAWDIRYPQISRSWQANWANLATFFAYPTDIRKVIYTTNAIESLNSVIRHAIKKRKVFPTDDAVKKVVWLAIQAASQKWTMPLRDWRIAMNRFIIEFGERLDGHF
- the degP gene encoding serine endoprotease DegP yields the protein MKKSTLVLTALALSLGMALSPVSVFAAETAATHQQLPSLAPMLEKVMPSVVSISVEGSTPVTSRQMPDQLKQFFGQNSPLCQDGSPFQASPLCQGGDEGSDDGGDKGGAPAQEKFQALGAGVIIDADKGYVVTNNHVVNDASKIQVQLNDGRKFDAKLIGKDPRSDIALVQLIDFKNLTAIKMADSDQLRVGDYTVAIGNPYGLGEAATSGIVSALGRSGLNIENYENFIQTDAAINRGNSGGALVNLNGELIGINTAILAPDGGNIGIGFAIPSNMVKNLTKQIVEFGQVKRGEIGILGTELTPELAKAMKIDAQRGAFVSQVMPKSAAEKAGVKAGDVIVTMNGKALNSFASFRADISSQPVGTKMTLGLLRDGKPVTVTVTLEQSTQSQVDSGMVFTGIEGAELSNTELDGQKGVRVDNVKAGSTAERVGLKKGDVILGVNQQSVENIGELRKILDTKPNVLALNIRRGDTSLYLLAQ
- a CDS encoding TRIC cation channel family protein, with the protein product MMLYWLDILGTAVFAISGVLLAGKLRMDPFGVLVLGVVTAVGGGTIRDMALANGPVFWVSDPTDLVVAIITCFVTLLTIGQACQPPKWILPVLDAIGLAVFVGIGVNKAFASGAVPLIAVCMGVIIGVGGGMLRDVLAREIPLVLRTEIYATACIAGGIVHTVTYSEWHFPLKHAAMLGMATTLLIRLAAIRWHLKLPVFEFHNRD
- the erpA gene encoding iron-sulfur cluster insertion protein ErpA, with product MSETAALPLQFTDSAASKVKNLIADEDNPNLKLRVYIIGGGCSGFQYGFTFDDKVNEDDFTIEKQAVALVVDPMSLQYLVGGSVDYSEGLEGSRFIVTNPNAKTTCGCGSSFSI